From one Nycticebus coucang isolate mNycCou1 chromosome 14, mNycCou1.pri, whole genome shotgun sequence genomic stretch:
- the MYRF gene encoding myelin regulatory factor isoform X6 — MEVVDETEALQRFFEGHDINGALEPSNIDTSILEEYISKEDASDLCFPDISAPSHAASYSHGQPAIPSSSGVHHLSPPGGGPSPGRHGPLPPPNYGAPLNCNNNNGLGATAKPFLAGSGPPIKAEPKAPYAPGTLPDSPPDSGSEAYSPQQVNDPHLLRTITPETLCHVGVPSRLEHPPPPPAHLPGPPPPPPPPPHYPVLQRDLYMKAEPPIPPYAAMGQGLVPTDLHHTQQSQMLHQLLQQHGAELPTHPSKKRKHSESPPSTLNAQMLNGIIKQEPGTVTALPPHPTRAPSPPWPTQGPLSPGPGSLPLSIARVQTPPWHPPGAPSPGLLQDNDSLSGSYLDPNYQSIKWQPHQQNKWATLYDANYKELPMLTYRVDADKGFNFSVGDDAFVCQKKNHFQVTVYIGMLGEPKYVKTPEGLKPLDCFYLKLHGVKLEALNQSINIEQSQSDRSKRPFNPVTVSLPPEQVTKVTVGRLHFSETTANNMRKKGKPNPDQRYFMLVVALQAHAQNQNYTLAAQISERIIVRASNPGQFESDSDVLWQRAQVPDTVFHHGRVGINTDRPDEALVVHGNVKVMGSLMHPSDLRAKEHVQEVDTTEQLKRISRMRLVHYRYKPEFAASAGIEATAPETGVIAQEVKDILPEAVKDTGDMVFANGKTIENFLVVNKERIFMENVGAVKELCKLTDNLETRIDELERWSHKLAKLRRLDSLKSTGSSGAFSHTGSQFSRAGSVPHKKRPPKVASKASSVVPDQACISPRFLQGTIIALVVVMAFSVVSMSTLYVLSLRTEEDLVDTDGSSQSFGTTQLRQSPVTTGLPGIQPSLLLVTTSLTSLAPGPAVRALDLCSSHPCPVVCCSSHTSSPATAPGLGPSLNHGRGLSPSPIPTTNRSGPSQMALLPVTNIKAKSWGFSANGIGHSKHSKSLEPVASPPVPFPGWQGKTKNSPRLNLHGRARRGAPQPSLGPAWYTQAQGQPAFLLSDPVPSLTSIQVLENSMPITSQYCAPGDACRPGNFTYHIPVSSSTPLHLSLTLQMNSSSPVSVVLCSLMSKGEPCEEGTFPQHLYTHQDTQGISHQWPVTILSFGEFTYHFRVALLGQANCSTEALAWPATDYYFRFYRLCD, encoded by the exons GCCACGACATCAACGGTGCCCTGGAGCCCTCCAACATTGACACCAGCATTCTGGAGGAGTACATCAGCAAGGAGGATGCCTCCGACCT CTGCTTCCCTGATATCTCTGCACCTTCCCATGCGGCCTCCTACTCCCACGGGCAGCCAGCAATTCCCAGTTCCAGCGGGGTCCACCACCTGAGTCCCCCTGGGGGTGGACCCTCCCCGGGACGCCATGGTCCTCTCCCACCCCCGAACTACGGTGCCCCgctcaactgcaacaacaacaacggcTTGGGTGCCACTGCTAAGCCCTTCCTGGCAGGTTCTGGACCCCCCATCAAAGCAGAGCCTAAAGCTCCCTATGCCCCAGG CACACTGCCAGACTCACCCCCAGACTCAGGCTCTGAGGCCTACTCCCCCCAGCAGGTGAATG ACCCCCACCTTCTTCGCACGATAACCCCTGAGACCCTGTGCCACGTGGGAGTGCCCTCCCGCCTGGAGCACCCGCCCCCACCTCCAGCCCACCTGCcaggccccccaccccccccaccccccccacctcaCTACCCTGTCCTGCAGCGGGACCTGTACATGAAGGCTGAGCCTCCAATCCCCCCCTATGCTGCCATGGGGCAGGGGCTGGTGCCCACCGATCTTCACCACACCCAGCAGTCACAGATGCTGCACCAGCTGCTGCAGCAACACGGAGCTGA GCTCCCCACTCACCCCTCTAAGAAAAGGAAGCACTCCGAGTCACCCCCCAGCACTCTCAATGCCCAGATGCTGAATGGAATTATCAAGCAGGAACCTGGGACCGTGACAGCCCTGCCCCCGCACCCCACTCGAGCCCCATCCCCACCCTGGCCTACCCAGGGTCCACTGTCACCGGGCCCTGGCTCTTTGCCTCTCAGCATCGCTCGGGTCCAGACGCCGCCTTGGCACCCACCAGGCGCGCCCTCCCCAG GCCTCCTACAGGACAATGACAGCCTTAGTGGCTCTTACCTAGACCCCAACTATCAGTCCATCAAGTGGCAGCCGCATCAGCAGAACAAGTGGGCAACCCTGTATGACGCCAATTACAAGGAGCT GCCTATGCTTACGTACCGTGTGGATGCCGACAAGGGGTTCAACTTTTCGGTGGGCGACGATGCCTTCGTGTGCCAGAAGAAGAACCACTTCCAGGTGACAGTGTACATTGGCATGCTGGGCGAGCCCAAGTACGTCAAGACTCCTGAAGGCCTCAAGCCCCTCGACTGCTTCTACCTGAAGTTGCATGGAGTGAAG CTGGAGGCCCTAAACCAGTCCATTAACATCGAGCAGTCGCAGTCAGACCGAAGCAAGCGGCCCTTCAACCCTGTTAC GGTCAGTCTGCCTCCTGAGCAGGTCACAAAGGTGACTGTGGGGCGGCTGCACTTCAGTGAGACCACCGCGAACAACATGCGCAAGAAGGGCAAGCCCAATCCTGATCAGAG GTACTTCATGCTGGTAGTGGCCCTCCAAGCTCACGCACAGAACCAGAACTACACGCTGGCTGCCCAGATCTCAGAGCGCATCATCGTTCGG GCTTCCAACCCAGGCCAGTTTGAGAGCGACAGCGACGTGCTGTGGCAACGGGCACAGGTACCCGACACTGTCTTTCACCACGGCCGTGTGGGCATCAACACAGACCGGCCGGACGAGGCACTGGTTGTGCATGGCAACGTCAAGGTCATGGGCTCGCTCATGCACCCCTCGGACCTGCGGGCCAAGGAGCACGttcaggag GTGGACACCACCGAGCAGCTGAAGAGGATCTCACGCATGAGGCTGGTGCACTACAGATACAAGCCAGAGTTTGCGGCCAGCGCGGGCATCGAGGCCACCGCACCGGAGACGG GTGTCATCGCTCAGGAGGTGAAGGATATCCTGCCTGAGGCTGTGAAGGACACAGGAGACATGGTCTTTGCCAACGGGAAAACCATAGAGAACTTCCTGGTGGTGAACAAG GAGCGCATCTTCATGGAGAATGTGGGTGCTGTGAAGGAGCTGTGCAAGCTGACGGACAACCTGGAGACACGCATCGATGAGCTAGAGCGCTGGAGCCACAAGCTGGCCAAACTGCGGCGACTCGACAGCCTCAAGTCCACCGGCAGCTCAGGCGCCTtcag CCACACAGGGAGCCAGTTCAGCCGGGCTGGCAGTGTCCCTCACAAGAAGAGGCCACCCAAAGTGGCCAGCAAG GCATCATCCGTGGTCCCAGACCAGGCCTGCATCAGCCCACGCTTCCTGCAGGGAACCATCATTGCCCTGGTGGTGGTCATGGCCTTCAG CGTGGTGTCCATGTCTACACTATATGTGCTGAGCCTGCGCACTGAAGAAGACCTGGTAGACACTGATGG GTCCAGCCAGAGCTTTGGGACCACTCAGCTCCGACAGTCCCCTGTGACCACTGGGCTGCCAGGCATACAGCCCTCTTTGCTGCTGG TTACTACCAGCCTGACCAGCTTGGCCCCAGGTCCTGCTGTCCGCGCCTTGGACCTATGTTCCAGCCACCCCTGCCCTGTTGTCTGCTGCTCCTCACACACCTCTAGCCCTGCTACTGCCCCTGGTCTTGGTCCCAGCTTAAACCATGGCCGTGGTCTCAGCCCCAGTCCCATCCCCACTACCAACCGCTCAG GCCCCAGTCAGATGGCCCTGCTGCCGGTCACCAACATCAAAGCCAAGTCCTGGGGCTTTTCAGCCAATGGGATTGGCCACTCAAAGCATTCCAAGAGCCTGGAGCCTGTGGCCAGCCCTCCAGTTCCCTTTCCAGGGTGGCAGGGCAAAACCAAAAACAGCCCCAGACTCAATCTCCATGGCCGGGCTCGCCGAGGGGCCCCACAGCCTAGCCTGGGCCCTGCTTGGTACACTCAGGCCCAGGGACAGCCAG CCTTTCTCCTTTCAGACCCAGTACCCTCCCTGACCTCCATCCAGGTGCTGGAGAATTCAATGCCCATCACCTCCCAGTATTGTGCTCCTGGGGATGCCTGCAG GCCTGGAAACTTCACCTACCACATACCTGTCAGCAGCAGTACCCCACTGCACCTCAGCCTGACCCTACAGATGAA CTCCTCTTCCCCTGTGTCGGTGGTGCTGTGCAGCCTGATGTCAAAAGGGGAGCCGTGTGAGGAAGGGACCTTTCCACAGCATCTCTACACCCATCAGGACACTCAG GGCATCTCTCACCAGTGGCCAGTGACCATCCTATCATTTGGTGAATTCACCTACCACTTCCGGGTGGCACTGCTG GGCCAGGCCAACTGCAGCACAGAGGCCCTTGCCTGGCCAGCCACAGACTACTACTTCCGCTTCTACCGCTTGTGCGACTGA
- the MYRF gene encoding myelin regulatory factor isoform X7 yields the protein MEVVDETEALQRFFEGHDINGALEPSNIDTSILEEYISKEDASDLCFPDISAPSHAASYSHGQPAIPSSSGVHHLSPPGGGPSPGRHGPLPPPNYGAPLNCNNNNGLGATAKPFLAGSGPPIKAEPKAPYAPGTLPDSPPDSGSEAYSPQQVNDPHLLRTITPETLCHVGVPSRLEHPPPPPAHLPGPPPPPPPPPHYPVLQRDLYMKAEPPIPPYAAMGQGLVPTDLHHTQQSQMLHQLLQQHGAELPTHPSKKRKHSESPPSTLNAQMLNGIIKQEPGTVTALPPHPTRAPSPPWPTQGPLSPGPGSLPLSIARVQTPPWHPPGAPSPGLLQDNDSLSGSYLDPNYQSIKWQPHQQNKWATLYDANYKELPMLTYRVDADKGFNFSVGDDAFVCQKKNHFQVTVYIGMLGEPKYVKTPEGLKPLDCFYLKLHGVKLEALNQSINIEQSQSDRSKRPFNPVTVSLPPEQVTKVTVGRLHFSETTANNMRKKGKPNPDQRYFMLVVALQAHAQNQNYTLAAQISERIIVRASNPGQFESDSDVLWQRAQVPDTVFHHGRVGINTDRPDEALVVHGNVKVMGSLMHPSDLRAKEHVQEVDTTEQLKRISRMRLVHYRYKPEFAASAGIEATAPETGVIAQEVKDILPEAVKDTGDMVFANGKTIENFLVVNKERIFMENVGAVKELCKLTDNLETRIDELERWSHKLAKLRRLDSLKSTGSSGAFSHTGSQFSRAGSVPHKKRPPKVASKASSVVPDQACISPRFLQGTIIALVVVMAFSVVSMSTLYVLSLRTEEDLVDTDGRSSQSFGTTQLRQSPVTTGLPGIQPSLLLVTTSLTSLAPGPAVRALDLCSSHPCPVVCCSSHTSSPATAPGLGPSLNHGRGLSPSPIPTTNRSGPSQMALLPVTNIKAKSWGFSANGIGHSKHSKSLEPVASPPVPFPGWQGKTKNSPRLNLHGRARRGAPQPSLGPAWYTQAQGQPDPVPSLTSIQVLENSMPITSQYCAPGDACRPGNFTYHIPVSSSTPLHLSLTLQMNSSSPVSVVLCSLMSKGEPCEEGTFPQHLYTHQDTQGISHQWPVTILSFGEFTYHFRVALLGQANCSTEALAWPATDYYFRFYRLCD from the exons GCCACGACATCAACGGTGCCCTGGAGCCCTCCAACATTGACACCAGCATTCTGGAGGAGTACATCAGCAAGGAGGATGCCTCCGACCT CTGCTTCCCTGATATCTCTGCACCTTCCCATGCGGCCTCCTACTCCCACGGGCAGCCAGCAATTCCCAGTTCCAGCGGGGTCCACCACCTGAGTCCCCCTGGGGGTGGACCCTCCCCGGGACGCCATGGTCCTCTCCCACCCCCGAACTACGGTGCCCCgctcaactgcaacaacaacaacggcTTGGGTGCCACTGCTAAGCCCTTCCTGGCAGGTTCTGGACCCCCCATCAAAGCAGAGCCTAAAGCTCCCTATGCCCCAGG CACACTGCCAGACTCACCCCCAGACTCAGGCTCTGAGGCCTACTCCCCCCAGCAGGTGAATG ACCCCCACCTTCTTCGCACGATAACCCCTGAGACCCTGTGCCACGTGGGAGTGCCCTCCCGCCTGGAGCACCCGCCCCCACCTCCAGCCCACCTGCcaggccccccaccccccccaccccccccacctcaCTACCCTGTCCTGCAGCGGGACCTGTACATGAAGGCTGAGCCTCCAATCCCCCCCTATGCTGCCATGGGGCAGGGGCTGGTGCCCACCGATCTTCACCACACCCAGCAGTCACAGATGCTGCACCAGCTGCTGCAGCAACACGGAGCTGA GCTCCCCACTCACCCCTCTAAGAAAAGGAAGCACTCCGAGTCACCCCCCAGCACTCTCAATGCCCAGATGCTGAATGGAATTATCAAGCAGGAACCTGGGACCGTGACAGCCCTGCCCCCGCACCCCACTCGAGCCCCATCCCCACCCTGGCCTACCCAGGGTCCACTGTCACCGGGCCCTGGCTCTTTGCCTCTCAGCATCGCTCGGGTCCAGACGCCGCCTTGGCACCCACCAGGCGCGCCCTCCCCAG GCCTCCTACAGGACAATGACAGCCTTAGTGGCTCTTACCTAGACCCCAACTATCAGTCCATCAAGTGGCAGCCGCATCAGCAGAACAAGTGGGCAACCCTGTATGACGCCAATTACAAGGAGCT GCCTATGCTTACGTACCGTGTGGATGCCGACAAGGGGTTCAACTTTTCGGTGGGCGACGATGCCTTCGTGTGCCAGAAGAAGAACCACTTCCAGGTGACAGTGTACATTGGCATGCTGGGCGAGCCCAAGTACGTCAAGACTCCTGAAGGCCTCAAGCCCCTCGACTGCTTCTACCTGAAGTTGCATGGAGTGAAG CTGGAGGCCCTAAACCAGTCCATTAACATCGAGCAGTCGCAGTCAGACCGAAGCAAGCGGCCCTTCAACCCTGTTAC GGTCAGTCTGCCTCCTGAGCAGGTCACAAAGGTGACTGTGGGGCGGCTGCACTTCAGTGAGACCACCGCGAACAACATGCGCAAGAAGGGCAAGCCCAATCCTGATCAGAG GTACTTCATGCTGGTAGTGGCCCTCCAAGCTCACGCACAGAACCAGAACTACACGCTGGCTGCCCAGATCTCAGAGCGCATCATCGTTCGG GCTTCCAACCCAGGCCAGTTTGAGAGCGACAGCGACGTGCTGTGGCAACGGGCACAGGTACCCGACACTGTCTTTCACCACGGCCGTGTGGGCATCAACACAGACCGGCCGGACGAGGCACTGGTTGTGCATGGCAACGTCAAGGTCATGGGCTCGCTCATGCACCCCTCGGACCTGCGGGCCAAGGAGCACGttcaggag GTGGACACCACCGAGCAGCTGAAGAGGATCTCACGCATGAGGCTGGTGCACTACAGATACAAGCCAGAGTTTGCGGCCAGCGCGGGCATCGAGGCCACCGCACCGGAGACGG GTGTCATCGCTCAGGAGGTGAAGGATATCCTGCCTGAGGCTGTGAAGGACACAGGAGACATGGTCTTTGCCAACGGGAAAACCATAGAGAACTTCCTGGTGGTGAACAAG GAGCGCATCTTCATGGAGAATGTGGGTGCTGTGAAGGAGCTGTGCAAGCTGACGGACAACCTGGAGACACGCATCGATGAGCTAGAGCGCTGGAGCCACAAGCTGGCCAAACTGCGGCGACTCGACAGCCTCAAGTCCACCGGCAGCTCAGGCGCCTtcag CCACACAGGGAGCCAGTTCAGCCGGGCTGGCAGTGTCCCTCACAAGAAGAGGCCACCCAAAGTGGCCAGCAAG GCATCATCCGTGGTCCCAGACCAGGCCTGCATCAGCCCACGCTTCCTGCAGGGAACCATCATTGCCCTGGTGGTGGTCATGGCCTTCAG CGTGGTGTCCATGTCTACACTATATGTGCTGAGCCTGCGCACTGAAGAAGACCTGGTAGACACTGATGG CAGGTCCAGCCAGAGCTTTGGGACCACTCAGCTCCGACAGTCCCCTGTGACCACTGGGCTGCCAGGCATACAGCCCTCTTTGCTGCTGG TTACTACCAGCCTGACCAGCTTGGCCCCAGGTCCTGCTGTCCGCGCCTTGGACCTATGTTCCAGCCACCCCTGCCCTGTTGTCTGCTGCTCCTCACACACCTCTAGCCCTGCTACTGCCCCTGGTCTTGGTCCCAGCTTAAACCATGGCCGTGGTCTCAGCCCCAGTCCCATCCCCACTACCAACCGCTCAG GCCCCAGTCAGATGGCCCTGCTGCCGGTCACCAACATCAAAGCCAAGTCCTGGGGCTTTTCAGCCAATGGGATTGGCCACTCAAAGCATTCCAAGAGCCTGGAGCCTGTGGCCAGCCCTCCAGTTCCCTTTCCAGGGTGGCAGGGCAAAACCAAAAACAGCCCCAGACTCAATCTCCATGGCCGGGCTCGCCGAGGGGCCCCACAGCCTAGCCTGGGCCCTGCTTGGTACACTCAGGCCCAGGGACAGCCAG ACCCAGTACCCTCCCTGACCTCCATCCAGGTGCTGGAGAATTCAATGCCCATCACCTCCCAGTATTGTGCTCCTGGGGATGCCTGCAG GCCTGGAAACTTCACCTACCACATACCTGTCAGCAGCAGTACCCCACTGCACCTCAGCCTGACCCTACAGATGAA CTCCTCTTCCCCTGTGTCGGTGGTGCTGTGCAGCCTGATGTCAAAAGGGGAGCCGTGTGAGGAAGGGACCTTTCCACAGCATCTCTACACCCATCAGGACACTCAG GGCATCTCTCACCAGTGGCCAGTGACCATCCTATCATTTGGTGAATTCACCTACCACTTCCGGGTGGCACTGCTG GGCCAGGCCAACTGCAGCACAGAGGCCCTTGCCTGGCCAGCCACAGACTACTACTTCCGCTTCTACCGCTTGTGCGACTGA
- the MYRF gene encoding myelin regulatory factor isoform X8 gives MEVVDETEALQRFFEGHDINGALEPSNIDTSILEEYISKEDASDLTLPDSPPDSGSEAYSPQQVNDPHLLRTITPETLCHVGVPSRLEHPPPPPAHLPGPPPPPPPPPHYPVLQRDLYMKAEPPIPPYAAMGQGLVPTDLHHTQQSQMLHQLLQQHGAELPTHPSKKRKHSESPPSTLNAQMLNGIIKQEPGTVTALPPHPTRAPSPPWPTQGPLSPGPGSLPLSIARVQTPPWHPPGAPSPGLLQDNDSLSGSYLDPNYQSIKWQPHQQNKWATLYDANYKELPMLTYRVDADKGFNFSVGDDAFVCQKKNHFQVTVYIGMLGEPKYVKTPEGLKPLDCFYLKLHGVKLEALNQSINIEQSQSDRSKRPFNPVTVSLPPEQVTKVTVGRLHFSETTANNMRKKGKPNPDQRYFMLVVALQAHAQNQNYTLAAQISERIIVRASNPGQFESDSDVLWQRAQVPDTVFHHGRVGINTDRPDEALVVHGNVKVMGSLMHPSDLRAKEHVQEVDTTEQLKRISRMRLVHYRYKPEFAASAGIEATAPETGVIAQEVKDILPEAVKDTGDMVFANGKTIENFLVVNKERIFMENVGAVKELCKLTDNLETRIDELERWSHKLAKLRRLDSLKSTGSSGAFSHTGSQFSRAGSVPHKKRPPKVASKASSVVPDQACISPRFLQGTIIALVVVMAFSVVSMSTLYVLSLRTEEDLVDTDGSFAVSTSCLLALLRPQQPGGSEAMCPCRSSQSFGTTQLRQSPVTTGLPGIQPSLLLVTTSLTSLAPGPAVRALDLCSSHPCPVVCCSSHTSSPATAPGLGPSLNHGRGLSPSPIPTTNRSGPSQMALLPVTNIKAKSWGFSANGIGHSKHSKSLEPVASPPVPFPGWQGKTKNSPRLNLHGRARRGAPQPSLGPAWYTQAQGQPAFLLSDPVPSLTSIQVLENSMPITSQYCAPGDACRPGNFTYHIPVSSSTPLHLSLTLQMNSSSPVSVVLCSLMSKGEPCEEGTFPQHLYTHQDTQGISHQWPVTILSFGEFTYHFRVALLGQANCSTEALAWPATDYYFRFYRLCD, from the exons GCCACGACATCAACGGTGCCCTGGAGCCCTCCAACATTGACACCAGCATTCTGGAGGAGTACATCAGCAAGGAGGATGCCTCCGACCT CACACTGCCAGACTCACCCCCAGACTCAGGCTCTGAGGCCTACTCCCCCCAGCAGGTGAATG ACCCCCACCTTCTTCGCACGATAACCCCTGAGACCCTGTGCCACGTGGGAGTGCCCTCCCGCCTGGAGCACCCGCCCCCACCTCCAGCCCACCTGCcaggccccccaccccccccaccccccccacctcaCTACCCTGTCCTGCAGCGGGACCTGTACATGAAGGCTGAGCCTCCAATCCCCCCCTATGCTGCCATGGGGCAGGGGCTGGTGCCCACCGATCTTCACCACACCCAGCAGTCACAGATGCTGCACCAGCTGCTGCAGCAACACGGAGCTGA GCTCCCCACTCACCCCTCTAAGAAAAGGAAGCACTCCGAGTCACCCCCCAGCACTCTCAATGCCCAGATGCTGAATGGAATTATCAAGCAGGAACCTGGGACCGTGACAGCCCTGCCCCCGCACCCCACTCGAGCCCCATCCCCACCCTGGCCTACCCAGGGTCCACTGTCACCGGGCCCTGGCTCTTTGCCTCTCAGCATCGCTCGGGTCCAGACGCCGCCTTGGCACCCACCAGGCGCGCCCTCCCCAG GCCTCCTACAGGACAATGACAGCCTTAGTGGCTCTTACCTAGACCCCAACTATCAGTCCATCAAGTGGCAGCCGCATCAGCAGAACAAGTGGGCAACCCTGTATGACGCCAATTACAAGGAGCT GCCTATGCTTACGTACCGTGTGGATGCCGACAAGGGGTTCAACTTTTCGGTGGGCGACGATGCCTTCGTGTGCCAGAAGAAGAACCACTTCCAGGTGACAGTGTACATTGGCATGCTGGGCGAGCCCAAGTACGTCAAGACTCCTGAAGGCCTCAAGCCCCTCGACTGCTTCTACCTGAAGTTGCATGGAGTGAAG CTGGAGGCCCTAAACCAGTCCATTAACATCGAGCAGTCGCAGTCAGACCGAAGCAAGCGGCCCTTCAACCCTGTTAC GGTCAGTCTGCCTCCTGAGCAGGTCACAAAGGTGACTGTGGGGCGGCTGCACTTCAGTGAGACCACCGCGAACAACATGCGCAAGAAGGGCAAGCCCAATCCTGATCAGAG GTACTTCATGCTGGTAGTGGCCCTCCAAGCTCACGCACAGAACCAGAACTACACGCTGGCTGCCCAGATCTCAGAGCGCATCATCGTTCGG GCTTCCAACCCAGGCCAGTTTGAGAGCGACAGCGACGTGCTGTGGCAACGGGCACAGGTACCCGACACTGTCTTTCACCACGGCCGTGTGGGCATCAACACAGACCGGCCGGACGAGGCACTGGTTGTGCATGGCAACGTCAAGGTCATGGGCTCGCTCATGCACCCCTCGGACCTGCGGGCCAAGGAGCACGttcaggag GTGGACACCACCGAGCAGCTGAAGAGGATCTCACGCATGAGGCTGGTGCACTACAGATACAAGCCAGAGTTTGCGGCCAGCGCGGGCATCGAGGCCACCGCACCGGAGACGG GTGTCATCGCTCAGGAGGTGAAGGATATCCTGCCTGAGGCTGTGAAGGACACAGGAGACATGGTCTTTGCCAACGGGAAAACCATAGAGAACTTCCTGGTGGTGAACAAG GAGCGCATCTTCATGGAGAATGTGGGTGCTGTGAAGGAGCTGTGCAAGCTGACGGACAACCTGGAGACACGCATCGATGAGCTAGAGCGCTGGAGCCACAAGCTGGCCAAACTGCGGCGACTCGACAGCCTCAAGTCCACCGGCAGCTCAGGCGCCTtcag CCACACAGGGAGCCAGTTCAGCCGGGCTGGCAGTGTCCCTCACAAGAAGAGGCCACCCAAAGTGGCCAGCAAG GCATCATCCGTGGTCCCAGACCAGGCCTGCATCAGCCCACGCTTCCTGCAGGGAACCATCATTGCCCTGGTGGTGGTCATGGCCTTCAG CGTGGTGTCCATGTCTACACTATATGTGCTGAGCCTGCGCACTGAAGAAGACCTGGTAGACACTGATGG CTCTTTTGCCGTGTCCACTTCCTGTCTCCTGGCCCTGCTCCGGCCCCAGCAACCTGGGGGGAGTGAGGCCATGTGCCCATG CAGGTCCAGCCAGAGCTTTGGGACCACTCAGCTCCGACAGTCCCCTGTGACCACTGGGCTGCCAGGCATACAGCCCTCTTTGCTGCTGG TTACTACCAGCCTGACCAGCTTGGCCCCAGGTCCTGCTGTCCGCGCCTTGGACCTATGTTCCAGCCACCCCTGCCCTGTTGTCTGCTGCTCCTCACACACCTCTAGCCCTGCTACTGCCCCTGGTCTTGGTCCCAGCTTAAACCATGGCCGTGGTCTCAGCCCCAGTCCCATCCCCACTACCAACCGCTCAG GCCCCAGTCAGATGGCCCTGCTGCCGGTCACCAACATCAAAGCCAAGTCCTGGGGCTTTTCAGCCAATGGGATTGGCCACTCAAAGCATTCCAAGAGCCTGGAGCCTGTGGCCAGCCCTCCAGTTCCCTTTCCAGGGTGGCAGGGCAAAACCAAAAACAGCCCCAGACTCAATCTCCATGGCCGGGCTCGCCGAGGGGCCCCACAGCCTAGCCTGGGCCCTGCTTGGTACACTCAGGCCCAGGGACAGCCAG CCTTTCTCCTTTCAGACCCAGTACCCTCCCTGACCTCCATCCAGGTGCTGGAGAATTCAATGCCCATCACCTCCCAGTATTGTGCTCCTGGGGATGCCTGCAG GCCTGGAAACTTCACCTACCACATACCTGTCAGCAGCAGTACCCCACTGCACCTCAGCCTGACCCTACAGATGAA CTCCTCTTCCCCTGTGTCGGTGGTGCTGTGCAGCCTGATGTCAAAAGGGGAGCCGTGTGAGGAAGGGACCTTTCCACAGCATCTCTACACCCATCAGGACACTCAG GGCATCTCTCACCAGTGGCCAGTGACCATCCTATCATTTGGTGAATTCACCTACCACTTCCGGGTGGCACTGCTG GGCCAGGCCAACTGCAGCACAGAGGCCCTTGCCTGGCCAGCCACAGACTACTACTTCCGCTTCTACCGCTTGTGCGACTGA